The genomic stretch NNNNNNNNNNNNNNNNNNNNNNNNNNNNNNNNNNNNNNNNNNNNNNNNNNNNNNNNNNNNNNNNNNNNNNNNNNNNNNNNNNNNNNNNNNNNNNNNNNNNNNNNNNNNNNNNNNNNNNNNNNNNNNNNNNNNNNNNNNNNNNNNNNNNNNNNNNNNNNNNNNNNNNNNNNNNNNNNNNNNNNNNNNNNNNNNNNNNNNNNNNNNNNNNNNNNNNNNNNNNNNNNNNNNNNNNNNNNNNNNNNNNNNNNNNNNNNNNNNNNNNNNNNNNNNNNNNNNNNNNNNNNNNNNNNNNNNNNNNNNNNNNNNNNNNNNNNNNNNNNNNNNNNNNNNNNNNNNNNNNNNNNNNNNNNNNNNNNNNNNNNNNNNNNNNNNNNNNNNNNNNNNNNNNNNNNNNNNNNNNNNNNNNNNNNNNNNNNNNNNNNNNNNNNNNNNNNNNNNNNNNNNNNNNNNNNNNNNNNNNNNNNNNNNNNNNNNNNNNNNNNNNNNNNNNNNNNNNNNNNNNNNNNNNNNNNNNNNNNNNNNNNNNNNNNNNNNNNNNNNNNNNNNNNNNNNNNNNNNNNNNNNNNNNNNNNNNNNNNNNNNNNNNNNNNNNNNNNNNNNNNNNNNNNNNNNNNNNNNNNNNNNNNNNNNNNNNNNNNNNNNNNNNNNNNNNNNNNNNNNNNNNNNNNNNNNNNNNNNNNNNNNNNNNNNNNNNNNNNNNNNNNNNNNNNNNNNNNNNNNNNNNNNNNNNNNNNNNNNNNNNNNNNNNNNNNNNNNNNNNNNNNNNNNNNNNNNNNNNNNNNNNNNNNNNNNNNNNNNNNNNNNNNNNNNNNNNNNNNNNNNNNNNNNNNNNNNNNNNNNNNNNNNNNNNNNNNNNNNNNNNNNNNNNNNNNNNNNNNNNNNNNNNNNNNNNNNNNNNNNNNNNNNNNNNNNNNNNNNNNNNNNNNNNNNNNNNNNNNNNNNNNNNNNNNNNNNNNNNNNNNNNNNNNNNNNNNNNNNNNNNNNNNNNNNNNNNNNNNNNNNNNNNNNNNNNNNNNNNNNNNNNNNNNNNNNNNNNNNNNNNNNNNNNNNNNNNNNNNNNNNNNNNNNNNNNNNNNTAAATTTATGTTCAACACTTTGTTAATACAAGCTGAAATTATTTTAATACATGTTGATTGTTTATACACTCTTTTGAGATATTTTTAATACACATTGAATATCTTTTCTCATGCATGACGAACATTTTTTCATATACCTGAACCATTTCTGAATGCAGGCTGAACTTGTTTAaataaatattgaacattttttaaactacaTGAAAGAATTTCTTAACCCAAAATATTGTTTCCAAGTATTttttagaaaataaataaaatagcaaaaaaggGTGAACATGTATATATAATgataaataaatagaaaaataccAAAATAAGAAAAGGCATTTATCACACTTATCGTTCAATTAATTTGACAAAAAGTTCTCAATCCATGTCAACGGTACAACCCAACAAAAGTGGGCTTAATGCCATGGCCAACAAGGAAAAGAAggacacaaatcttccatagaataCATTCCTTCAAATATAAGTAAATCTTAATAGCTAGTAGGAATGACACAGTTACATGAGCAAGTTATCGTCCTTCTAGTGCCGTAAGGCTCACGCCATTGGCAGAGTTTTCCAGGTCTTCTGTCGCATCACTGGTTTCGTAATTTATCTGCGCGAAATACATAGGTTGCCTCGGCGCTGCGCGAGGCATGGCTTCACTGTCGAGCATGGACACAACGGATGACATGTGAGGCCTAGCACCGGAGCTGTCCTGGACACACAAGAGCCCAACATGGATGCACTTGGACACTTCATCAAGCGAGTAGCTCTCCGTGACGGCTGGGTCCACGAAATCCTCCACTTTGCCATCTGCCCACAAGTTCCATGCCTGGAACATAATGGCAAAATTTGTAATTTATATTTGCTAATACTGCATTTCTTGTTGAGTTATTAGAATCTGAAGCATTTTTCATAACACAGTATGTGACACTTACAAATGATATGAGATTTGAAAAGTCCATCACAAGATGATGTGGTGAACTGATCTTTAATCCACTTACAATCTCTAGTAGCAAAATACCAAAGCTGTAGGTGTCCGACTTGACGGAAAAAATGCCCTCCATCGCATACTCAGGCGACATGTACCCGTTGTTTGAAAATTTTGAGCTATTTCAGGCTTATAAATTAAATTTTCAGACCAAGGACTAGTTGAAGAAGTACTTACTACATGCCAACAACTCGTCTGGTACTTTCTTGTTGTTCGTTGCCCCCAAAGATCCTTGCCATTCCAAAATATGATATTTTTGGGTTCATCTCCACGTCTAGCAGGATGTTGCTTGGCTTGAGGTCTCTATGGATTATAGTCGTTCTCGAATCTTGGTGGAGATACATAAGTCCTCTAGCTACCCCTTTGATTATGTTGAACCTCTTTGGCCAATCAAGCATAAACTTCCTTGCAATATCTGCCAAGAACAGGACATGCATTTACATGAGTGCAAGGCATAAGCCGTTCAGACAAGTAAGT from Triticum dicoccoides isolate Atlit2015 ecotype Zavitan unplaced genomic scaffold, WEW_v2.0 scaffold5973, whole genome shotgun sequence encodes the following:
- the LOC119347143 gene encoding cysteine-rich receptor-like protein kinase 5; its protein translation is MSPEYAMEGIFSVKSDTYSFGILLLEIVSGLKISSPHHLVMDFSNLISFAWNLWADGKVEDFVDPAVTESYSLDEVSKCIHVGLLCVQDSSGARPHMSSVVSMLDSEAMPRAAPRQPMYFAQINYETSDATEDLENSANGVSLTALEGR